The sequence ACGACATGTCAACCGCGTTCTGCTTCATGTCAAGCGGCGGCTGGTCGGAGACCACCGCAACATGGAACAGCATGCCCGGAGTAATCGCCACTCCGTATTCGAGTTTCGACCCTCAGGGTGGCTGGAATGAAATTGGTGTCTCGACAATTGTCAAGGAGTGGTATGCCGGGCACCAAAACAACTATGGCTTCCAACTCCGCTCGCAAACCTATGGTGGCCCCTCAACGGCCCTATTCAGGTCAAGAGAGTATAGTGGCACCACATATGACCCCAAGCTCGAAGTGGACATCATAACGCCCACCAATGAGATTGTGATCAACAACAATGTATGGCTAAACGGATCGCAGCAGAATCGGATAGCCCTTGGCCCGGGTGCTAGCGTCAATGGTTCCTTCGATTGCACAGTTTACAATGGTAGGTAAGCGCCCACCAGAACCATGGGGGGCTGGGCCGGAACGCGGGAGGGTGCGGAGCTGGACTCAGCGGGGGAACGAGGCCTGGAAACGCCGGCGGGTGGCCCGGCGGAGTTGCTTGCGGTCGGCCC comes from Phycisphaerae bacterium and encodes:
- a CDS encoding DNRLRE domain-containing protein → MASAFLCLLLRLAPVVQGYDTITIPADRDTFCSGSAPDSNFGTWTSWQFGLNAANIRTEIALVHFDLSLIPQGRVIQEARLRLFCGDVYYNDMSTAFCFMSSGGWSETTATWNSMPGVIATPYSSFDPQGGWNEIGVSTIVKEWYAGHQNNYGFQLRSQTYGGPSTALFRSREYSGTTYDPKLEVDIITPTNEIVINNNVWLNGSQQNRIALGPGASVNGSFDCTVYNGR